One genomic region from Anopheles bellator chromosome 2, idAnoBellAS_SP24_06.2, whole genome shotgun sequence encodes:
- the LOC131207947 gene encoding transmembrane protein 131 homolog has translation MVTLGDGSKQRWTVRSFSVLLMFLQVLHSQSSNGGRVVAAQDVPSSVSSDAAASVSASSSHDPGAVLMEGLMIDEEGSLFASPPIDGYGVLSEEAATNLLFQPWMLNFADRSIGDPHNQLVVLYNRHKNRSVYLGSIAGSTAEFSSSYFKEKVIPPGGNTTFNVVYLPRKLGPAEGSLLIHTSFGMVRYQVQGEGIECPYRLRPLVGLQAPLNATLSPEITLYNPHDTPLQIVEIYSSGGNFQLELPSGAQEGPQALWEIPPHSTRTVIRVRFHARTPGNHIAYVRIKISGGVAEPSLIDKMLVVPIEVEIFKETGLYSRIPFLELGLTSAAAAGSAAAASAVAVAAGAGLTGSNRNSSTWLSLDLFNSGSQPVKVKSWGVQADDIESVLCMHVLVAEERTLHVEFDWSKLSSDRRLISGRILLNLERISTAPDGERLPEDDDQESDRFEGSKDGDPALKTATQMRGSGGSKIGVAYATEVPLDETEDDDDELEAELIDDGVDEVMSVLAIPFAGEVLKGSIQYNEEVLRFLVPTNEADTPGGAGTLADAQRPLVIRNQFHVPLSITNISVPENCSRYFTIDDFGPIVLQPNDERTLLRISRKSTVSGGGRWPEGTISTHIRLTTNITDYDLPVLAYSGKLKRILSPEVRDASLLTGLPASGGGVDVEDEEFELDFAVIPIATDSEALVAFVNPNPVPIPIIHWKGAITSDAAVGAPTITVILLGCGALRLDELAFCHTVQPGEWIVYQISVQSGTIDNYHGRFTVKTDYEEIVTPLRFTTAVGDLHLMRLRFADCFPGKLCSVPLMAASTFPSKIHIESIRTEVPGLSYEFLSPDKQRTLPASQPVVLYPEAMATIGRLLLDPKALCGTECYSSFDLLSKPFGVKWMATLDSYEQYRRLDSDKLLEQLQRYAEMRQRLTNVQFQVLAEAASRKFEFNASVELAWPKLLHENVFFPTLQVEQEAVKLITITNPSDQILFVHLVLHDVAVHGPAPAVDGGTPLPAEVLTACANCSLSEEPVFSFFLFDTDDIYVNYVKPQSFLPIAVKFTARQPGTYSTVLYMRNNLTLIDAAWIQARAVVPQFKFGNRRPGSPTALQFEMTDKHLRLCGNAYYDQLQQRSEGTGTHGGGPINSRKTDEAVPVPPPVVAEGGPLEAGVETRRTFTARNYGEVPIMISGIRIEEALCEGYGFKVLDCAPFELPPNASRKIEIAFAPDFTLARVVRMLHFDTNINNFPINFTLLGTVPMRGLEMCGLSLQRPWFEAVFRMLLMVAVTAAMAGTLVAAFLDSNRVLRNHFVSMTREKGPVQPPLDLRQIALQHSSAAAGAAATTPPVAEVKDSQGSGNHRSSSATMASRNNRKVDRKGSLPQTQPKGGDRAQNGTGPTHGPAESTANRFTRTWTEFTANLGRSSGAAKQPEGSRPQTANKSRRSITPPKDMTTKERSKPNAHSEEVGDGALGTEASATAAVTAGRTTIGGQTTAAVALAAPVPVPSESKQPTKSTSVVVTSDLTGALESNSNVAKQQQQHHQTSSSPRTSVKEECSSLEASSGSSSSVSSLSSSSSSSPSPTTKQQQQQQPHSRPFQPPTGGGAPKANVKKMKSLPVSYESVVVSLATVFVGTNTSTSGSPATSSSSSASTSQSSQKPTVTATTTPCSTSPASAAIALPKESSSSRSQTSDDGSSGGGGTKCRSGPAASGKQTQSGGSRGATSTGTGNTRSVELLVSGKASDKLAFLLTSDAGAYVEKENNNPGGNVILPAVGGTLSSGINGQIEAVQQQQQAAAKKFSKTPGRERKSNQGKKGANGGKQGAGQQYKGTALQFSSPTQQQHKSSTLGTILQNASIPLPAAAAAASTSSTVWGENCARFSDVVAQMPNAKPASIANGGFGMDVFAPVSGAASGQARLSQANLKALGNTFGTGGSNIMTTSAGGGAPRKHALQDSSNRYESVTSKDESYKSVGKGHSVPAPFVTTATANLGPIGTSKKSPTGSVTDSGTDADGIGFGAGLGNTGVTKCWEPFGGHVIHRPGQLPTAMGGDSSCIAGTGSQQSDSFFSQSFADLHHTQTDQSDHFRGVSSSVAGTATSTPSMVQPHNRGSLLAAHIGSGVLGNDFVGNRNASLSMHQQQQQQQDWNSTGASIEGVPMNWPLSSAHKSNQSSTTAGLLEWGASASDVWNNLAAQTQYQQPHQQQFDVASSMHYPPALVAAAAAHASANRLLQLQQAASLATDGLGHGACLTDAWYATQSAIAPPPGFSNLLSVGGPANAIGGMAHLQQQLQQQQQQQHPHQLLLPHQNHNSNNHHHHHSQQHQQQLLRQLSSDEATSTAVSGGSSGGPSSPTVPSTAVGGGAASSSSSCSSSGASSSSSSSASSIVTSTYDPYQLASIWASASNSDPWAAAAKKQ, from the exons ATGGTCACACTAGGCGACGGCAGTAAGCAACGGTGGACGGTGCGAAGCTTCAGCGTTCTGCTGATGTTTCTGCAGGTGCTGCACTCACAGagctcaaacggtggccgcgtCGTCGCCGCACAGGATGTGCCGTCATCCGTTTCCTCCGATGCGGCAGCCTCCGTGTCCGCATCGTCCTCGCACGATCCCGGCGCGGTGCTGATGGAAGGGTTAATGATCGACGAGGAGGGGTCACTGTTCGCCAGTCCGcccatcgacggttacggaGTGCTGAGCGAGGAGGCGGCCACAAATCTGCTGTTTCAGCCATGGATGCTGAACTTTGCCGACCGTTCGATCGGCGATCCGCACAAccagctggtggtgctgtaTAATCGGCACAAAAACCGCAGCGTCTACCTTGGCTCGATCGCGGGCAGCACGGCCGAGTTTTCGAGTTCGTACTTCAAGGAGAAGGTCATTCCGCCCGGTGGCAACACGACCTTCAACGTGGTGTACCTGCCACGCAAACTGGGGCCGGCCGAGGGTTCGCTACTCATTCACACCTCCTTCGGCATGGTGCGGTATCAGGTGCAGGGCGAGGGCATCGAGTGCCCGTACCGGTTGCGGCCGTTGGTGGGCCTACAGGCGCCTCTCAACGCCACACTGTCGCCCGAGATTACGCTCTACAATCCGCACGATACGCCCCTGCAGATCGTCGAGATCTACAGCAGTGGGGGAAACTTCCAGCTGGAACTGCCCAGCGGTGCGCAGGAGGGGCCACAGGCACTGTGGGAGATACCTCCGCACAGTACGCGCACAGTGATACGGGTTCGGTTCCACGCGCGAACCCCCGGCAACCATATCGCGTACGTGCGCATCAAAATCTCGGGCGGTGTTGCGGAACCATCGCTAATCGATAAGATGCTCGTGGTGCCGATCGAGGTGGAGATCTTCAAGGAGACGGGTCTGTACTCGCGCATCCCGTTCCTCGAACTCGGGCTCACCTCCGCCGCGGCTGCTGGTTCGGCAGCCGCTGCTtcggccgtggcggtggccgccggtgccgggctcACGGGAAGCAATCGCAACTCGAGCACTTGGCTGAGCCTGGATTTGTTCAACTCCGGCAGCCaaccggtgaaggtgaagagcTGGGGCGTCCAAGCGGACGACATCGAGTCGGTGCTCTGCATGCATGTTCTGGTCGCCGAAGAGCGCACACTGCACGTCGAGTTCGACTGGTCGAAACTGTCGAGCGATCGGCGGCTAATCAGCGGCCGGATACTGCTCAATCTCGAACGAATTTCGACGGCTCCGGACGGCGAACGGCTGCCGGAAGATGACGATCAGGAATCCGACCGATTCGAAGGCTCAAAGGATGGCGATCCGGCACTCAAAACGGCCACTCAAATGCGCGGCTCGGGGGGCAGTAAAATCGGTGTAGCTTATGCGACAGAAGTCCCGCTCGACGAGACagaggatgatgacgatgaacTCGAAGCAGAGCTAATCGACGATGGTGTCGATGAGGTTATGAGCGTACTCGCGATTCCTTTCGCTGGCGAGGTGTTAAAGGGCAGCATTCAGTACAATGAGGAAGTGCTGCGGTTTCTGGTGCCGACAAACGAGGCGGACACTCCAGGTGGTGCGGGCACGCTGGCCGACGCTCAGCGTCCGCTCGTGATCCGCAACCAGTTCCACGTGCCATTGTCCATCACGAACATTAGTGTACCTGAAAACTGCTCGCGCTACTTCACGATCGACGATTTCGGGCCGATCGTCCTGCAGCCGAACGATGAGCGCACACTCCTCCGTATCTCCCGTAAATCGACGGtcagcggtggtggccggtggccagagGGTACGATCTCCACGCACATCCGGCTGACGACGAACATCACCGACTACGATCTTCCGGTGCTCGCTTACAGTGGCAAGCTGAAGCGCATTCTGTCACCCGAGGTACGTGACGCCTCGTTGCTAACCGGACTTCCGGCCAGTGGTGGTGGGGTTGATGTCGAAGACGAAGAGTTCGAGCTCGACTTTGCTGTGATTCCGATTGCGACCGATTCTGAAGCGTTGGTTGCGTTCGTTAATCCGAACCCCGTCCCGATACCGATCATCCACTGGAAGGGTGCGATCACGTCGGACGCGGCGGTCGGTGCTCCGACGATCACCGTCATCCTGCTGGGTTGCGGAGCGCTCCGGCTGGACGAGCTCGCTTTTTGCCACACGGTGCAGCCGGGCGAGTGGATCGTCTATCAGATCAGCGTCCAGAGTGGCACGATCGATAACTACCACGGCCGGTTCACGGTGAAGACCGACTACGAGGAGATCGTGACTCCGCTCCGcttcaccaccgccgtcggtgaCCTGCATCTCATGCGTCTACGCTTTGCCGATTGTTTTCCG GGGAAACTGTGCTCCGTGCCACTGATGGCCGCTTCCACGTTCCCGTCGAAGATCCACATCGAGAGCATCCGGACGGAGGTGCCGGGCCTGAGTTACGAGTTCCTGTCGCCGGACAAGCAGCGCACGCTGCccgccagccaaccggtggTCCTCTACCCGGAGGCGATGGCCACGATCGGTCGGCTGCTGCTCGATCCGAAGGCACTGTGTGGCACCGAGTGCTACAGTAGCTTCGATCTGCTCTCGAAACCGTTCGGGGTGAAGTGGATGGCGACGCTGGACAGCTACGAGCAGTACCGGCGCCTGGACAGCGACAAGCTGCTCGAGCAGCTGCAGCGTTACGCCGAAATGCGCCAGCGATTGACGAACGTCCAGTTTCAGGTGCTGGCCGAGGCCGCAAGCCGCAAGTTCGAGTTCAACGCAAGCGTCGAGCTGGCGTGGCCGAAGCTGCTCCACGAGAACGTCTTCTTCCCGACGCTGCAGGTCGAGCAGGAGGCGGTCAAGCTGATCACGATCACCAACCCGTCCGATCAGATCCTGTTCGTGCACCTGGTGCTGCACGACGTGGCCGTGCacgggccggccccggccgtgGACGGTGGAACGCCGCTGCCGGCCGAGGTGCTCACGGCGTGCGCCAACTGCAGCCTCAGCGAGGAGCCCGTGTTCTCGTTCTTTCTCTTCGACACCGACGACATTTACGTGAACTATGTGAAACCGCAGTCGTTTCTGCCCATCGCGGTAAAGTTTACAGCCCGTCAGCCCGGCACCTACTCGACCGTGCTGTACATGCGCAACAACCTCACGCTAATCGATGCCGCCTGGATACAGGCGCGGGCCGTGGTGCCGCAGTTCAAGTTtggcaaccggcggccgggttcACCGACCGCACTGCAGTTTGAGATGACCGACAAGCACTTGCGGTTGTGCGGAAACGCGTACTACGACCAGCTGCAGCAGAGGTCAGAGGGCACCGGCACGCATGGTGGCGGCCCTATCAACAGCAGGAAAACGGATGAGGCGGTAcccgtgccgccgccggtggtaGCGGAGGGTGGTCCGCTGGAAGCGGGTGTAGAAACGCGGCGAACGTTTACGGCGCGCAATTACGGAGAGGTACCGATCATGATATCCGGCATCCGGATCGAGGAAGCGCTCTGCGAAGGATACGGCTTCAAGGTACTGGACTGCGCACCGTTCGAGCTGCCGCCGAACGCGAGTCGCAAAATTGAGATTGCGTTTGCGCCGGACTTTACGTTGGCGCGCGTGGTGCGGATGCTCCACTTCGACACGAACATCAACAACTTTCCGATAAACTTCACGCTCCTCGGAACGGTTCCAATGCGCGGCCTGGAGATGTGTGGGCTGAGCTTGCAGCGACCGTGGTTCGAGGCGGTCTTCCGGATGCTACTGATGGTGGCCGTGACGGCCGCCATGGCGGGCACGCTCGTGGCCGCATTCCTCGACTCGAACCGGGTGCTGAGGAACCACTTTGTGAGCATGACGCGCGAGAAGGGCCCGGTTCAGCCCCCACTCGATCTACGGCAGATCGCGTTGCAGCACTCATCTGCCGCAGCCGGGGCAGCGGCCACGACGCCCCCCGTGGCGGAGGTGAAGGACTCGCAAGGAAGCGGAAACCATCGATCGTCTTCGGCGACGATGGCGTCACGCAACAATCGCAAAGTCGATCGTAAAGGAAGTCTCCCGCAAACGCAACCGAAAGGTGGTGATCGGGCGCAAAATGGCACGGGTCCGACGCATGGGCCGGCGGAGAGTACCGCCAATCGGTTCACGCGTACCTGGACGGAGTTTACCGCCAATCTGGGACGAAGTTCTGGCGCCGCGAAGCAACCGGAAGGATCTAGGCCACAAACGGCGAACAAAAGCCGTCGCTCGATCACGCCACCCAAGGATATGACCACCAAAGAGCGATCGAAGCCAAACGCACACTCGGAAGAAGTTGGGGACGGTGCTTTGGGCACCGAAGCATCAGCCACGGCGGCCGTGACAGCTGGGCGTACTACTATTGGTGGacagacgacggcggcggtggcgctggcggcgccggtgccggtgccgagtgAGTCGAAGCAACCCACCAAATCGACATCAGTCGTCGTAACCAGTGACTTAACGGGCGCGCTtgaatcaaattcaaatgtcgccaaacagcagcagcaacatcatcaaaCATCGTCATCACCGAGGACCTCCGTCAAAGAGGAGTGTTCGTCACTCGAGGCGAGTAGcggatcgtcatcgtcggtaTCGTCACTctcgtcgtcatcatcttcatctccCTCGCCAAcgacgaagcagcagcaacaacagcagccacatTCGAGGCCATTCCAACcgcccaccggcggcggggCACCGAAAGCGAACGTGAAGAAGATGAAGAGTCTCCCAGTCAGCTACGaatcggtggtggtctcgttggccaccgttttcgtcggtaccaacaccagcacgagCGGCTCACCAgcaacatcatcgtcatcatccgcaTCCACATCCCAGTCTAGTCAAAAGCCAACGGTAACGGCAACCACGACACCCTGCTCAACGTCGCCAGCATCGGCGGCCATTGCCCTACCGAAGGAATCTTCATCATCCCGTTCGCAGACAAGTGACGACGGCAgtagcggtggcggtggaaccAAGTGTCGCAGTGGACCGGCTGCCAGTGGAAAGCAAACGCAATCGGGAGGATCTCGTGGAGCAACCAgtaccggcaccggaaatacCAGGAGCGTAGAGCTGCTTGTCAGCGGTAAGGCGAGCGACAAACTTGCCTTCCTTCTGACGTCCGATGCCGGTGCTTACgtggagaaggaaaacaacaatccTGGTGGCAACGTAATCCTGCCCGCTGTAGGTGGAACTCTCAGTAGCGGTATCAATGGCCAG ATTGAAGCtgtccaacagcagcagcaggctgcGGCGAAAAAGTTCAGCAAAACTCCGGGCCGCGAGCGAAAGTCCAACCAGGGCAAGAAAGGAGCGAACGGTGGTAAACAGGGTGCCGGGCAGCAGTACAAGGGCACCGCTCTTCAGTTCAGCTCCCcgactcagcagcagcacaaatCCTCCACACTCGGAACGATCCTGCAAAATGCTTCGATCCCGTtaccagcggcggcggcggcggccagcactTCATCAACGGTTTGGGGAGAAAATTGCGCTCGCTTCAGTGATGTCGTTGCTCAAATGCCGAACGCGAAGCCCGCTTCGATTGCGAACGGTGGTTTCGGAATGGATGTATTTGCTCCAGTGTCAGGCGCTGCTTCGGGACAGGCACGGCTAAGTCAAGCCAATCTTAAAGCGCTTGGCAATACCTTTGGAACGGGTGGTTCGAACATTATGACAACGtccgccggtggtggagctCCTCGCAAACACGCCCTCCAGGACTCGTCTAATCGGTATGAATCAGTTACATCGAAAGACGAAAGCTACAAGTCGGTGGGTAAAGGACACTCTGTGCCAGCCCCGTTCGTCACCACAGCAACGGCTAACTTGGGCCCGATCGGAACTTCGAAGAAATCACCGACTGGCAGCGTCACCGATAGTGGTACCGATGCCGATGGCATTGGATTCGGTGCTGGCCTAGGAAACACCGGTGTGACAAAGTGCTGGGAACCATTCGGTGGACATGTCATACATCGTCCGGGACAGCTGCCCACAGCCATGGGAGGCGACTCTTCTTGCATTGCAGGCACAGGCAGCCAACAGTCAGACAGTTTCTTTTCGCAATCATTTGCCGATCTACACCACACGCAGACGGACCAGAGCGATCACTTCCGAGGAGTTTCATCGTCTGTGGCCGGCACAGCCACTTCAACACCGTCCATGGTGCAGCCGCATAATCGTGGTTCGCTACTGGCGGCCCACATCGGTAGCGGAGTTCTGGGAAACGATTTTGTTGGAAACCGAAACGCATCACTATCGAtgcatcaacaacagcagcaacagcaagacTGGAACAGCACCGGGGCCAGTATCGAAGGTGTTCCAATGAATTGGCCCTTATCGTCCGCGcacaaatcgaatcaatcaTCCACGACGGCAGGGCTGCTCGAATGGGgagcttccgcttccgatgtTTGGAACAATCTGGCCGCTCAAACTCAGTACCAACAGccgcaccagcaacagtttgacgttgcTTCGTCGATGCATTATCCACCGGCactcgttgctgctgcggccgcacACGCCTCCGCCAATCGTTTGCTGCAACTCCAACAAGCCGCTTCACTGGCAACCGACGGTCTGGGGCATGGTGCATGTCTGACCGACGCTTGGTACGCAACGCAGTCAGCAATCGCTCCACCGCCCGGTTTCTCCAACCTACTGTCCGTGGGTGGGCCGGCAAACGCCATCGGTGGCATGGCGCACCTTCAGCAACaattacagcagcagcagcagcaacaacatccacATCAGTTGCTTCTTCCACATCAGaaccacaacagcaacaaccaccaccatcatcacagccagcagcatcagcagcagttaCTGCGTCAGCTATCGTCCGATGAGGCAACATCAACCGCCGTCAGTGGCGGCTCTTCGGGAGGACCATCGTCACCGACCGTTCCTAGCACCGCTGTGGGCGGTGgtgctgcatcatcatcatcctcctgctcatcatccggcgcctcgtcttcgtcgtcttcgtccgcATCGTCGATCGTAACCTCCACGTACGATCCCTATCAACTCGCTTCGATCTGGGCTTCGGCTAGCAATAGCGATCCATGGGCAGCGGCAGCCAAGAAGCAGTAG
- the LOC131211588 gene encoding ubiquitin-fold modifier-conjugating enzyme 1: MVDDGTRKTLSSIPLLKTKAGPREKELWVQRLKEEYQSLIMYVQNNKSSDMDWFRLESNKEGTKWFGKCWYVHNLHKFEFDVEFDIPVTYPTTAPEIALPELDGKTAKMYRGGKICLTDHFKPLWARNVPKFGIAHAMALGLSPWLAVEIPDLIEKGVISYKEKGETSG; this comes from the exons ATGGTAGATGACGGAACACGCAAAACCCTCAGCAGCATTCCACTGCTCAAAACCAAGGCAGGgcccagagagaaagagctaTGGGTGCAACGCTTAAAGGAAGAATATCAGAGTTTAATAATG TACGTGCAAAACAATAAGTCCTCCGATATGGACTGGTTTCGACTTGAATCGAACAAGGAGGGAACCAAATGGTTCGGCAAATGTTGGTATGTTCACAATCTGCACAAGTTCGAGTTTGATGTAGAGTTCGAC ATCCCGGTAACTTATCCGACTACGGCACCGGAAATAGCGCTACCCGAACTGGATGGGAAGACAGCGAAGATGTACCGCGGGGGAAAGATTTGTCTCACTGACCACTTTAAGCCACTGTGGGCGAGAAATGTCCCGAAATTTGGAATTGCACACGCCATGGCGCTAGGG CTTTCTCCATGGTTGGCAGTGGAAATCCCGGATCTAATAGAAAAAGGCGTCATCTCGTACAAGGAAAAGGGTGAGACGTCGGGATAA